The following proteins are co-located in the Labrys monachus genome:
- a CDS encoding helix-turn-helix domain-containing protein — protein MITSPQLRAARALLGIDQRKLAELSGLSVPTIQRMEASEGIIRGNVDSLMKLVGALDLAGVELIAEGASSQVGGRGVRLKAEHDPARLGDGTEARQGIRSAA, from the coding sequence GTGATAACTTCTCCGCAGCTGCGCGCCGCACGGGCGCTCCTCGGCATCGACCAGCGCAAGCTTGCCGAATTGTCCGGTCTTTCTGTGCCGACGATCCAGCGCATGGAAGCCAGCGAAGGCATCATCCGCGGCAATGTCGATTCCCTGATGAAGCTCGTCGGGGCGCTCGATCTCGCCGGCGTCGAACTGATCGCGGAAGGCGCGTCCAGCCAGGTCGGCGGCCGTGGCGTCCGGCTGAAGGCCGAGCACGATCCCGCCAGGCTCGGCGACGGCACAGAGGCCAGACAGGGGATAAGGAGCGCGGCGTGA
- the hyfB gene encoding hydrogenase 4 subunit B: MNLDVAVLLCGVAALLGTSVLAIAVSRHRSATRLVYSATLGISAVLLALAVGHLATDATATSTVALPLGLPWIGARFHLDALATFFLVVVNLGGAASSLYGLGYGLHESAPHRVLPFFPAFLAGMNLVLLADDAFTFLLSWEFMSLASWLLVMAHHRDQDNRRAGYIYLVMASFGTFALLLAFGLLSGSSGDYTFEAIRAGGPTPLVAAAVLGLMLLGAGSKAGLVPLHVWLPLAHPAAPSHVSALMSGVMTKVAVYGFIRVVFDLLGPPSWWSGVVVLFFGGLTAVLGILHALMEKDLKRLLAYSTIENIGIIFVSLGLALAFGANAMGWAAALALTAALFHVLNHAFFKSLLFFGAGAVLTATGERDMEKLGGLIHRMPLTSFVFLVGCVAISALPPFNGFVSEWLAFQAVLQSPDLPQWALKVMVPAVGGLLALSAALAAACFVKAFGITFLGRPRSAAVERAQEVDRCSLAAMFILASLCLLAGILPGVVIDGLAPVTLSLVGTRMPPQMTQPWLSIVPIAESRSSYNGLLVFLFIAVSASLAAYAIHRFASRALRRGPAWGCGFQDIGPSGQYTAVSFAQPLRRVFAFAFRASEEVDMPAPGSTVPARLTVTMHDLAWEWLYVPITDAVDYAIERLNYLQFLTIRSYLSLVFVYLVALLLALTLWP, translated from the coding sequence GTGAACCTGGATGTCGCAGTTCTTCTGTGCGGCGTCGCCGCGCTCCTGGGAACTAGCGTGCTGGCCATCGCGGTCAGCCGGCACCGCTCCGCGACACGCCTCGTCTATAGCGCGACCCTCGGCATTTCCGCCGTCCTGCTGGCGCTCGCCGTCGGCCATCTCGCCACCGATGCGACCGCCACGTCGACGGTTGCGCTGCCGCTCGGCCTACCCTGGATCGGGGCCCGTTTCCACCTCGACGCGCTCGCCACCTTCTTCCTCGTCGTCGTCAATCTCGGGGGCGCCGCGTCCAGTCTCTACGGGCTCGGCTACGGTCTCCACGAATCCGCGCCGCACCGGGTGCTGCCGTTCTTTCCGGCGTTCCTCGCCGGCATGAACCTCGTGCTCCTGGCGGACGATGCCTTCACCTTCCTGCTCTCCTGGGAGTTCATGTCCCTCGCCTCGTGGCTGCTCGTCATGGCGCACCACCGGGACCAGGACAACAGGCGGGCGGGCTACATCTATCTGGTCATGGCCAGCTTCGGCACCTTCGCCCTGCTGCTCGCCTTCGGCCTGCTGTCCGGCTCGAGCGGGGATTATACGTTCGAGGCCATACGCGCCGGCGGCCCCACGCCGCTCGTCGCCGCGGCGGTGCTGGGGCTCATGCTCCTCGGCGCCGGATCGAAAGCCGGCCTCGTCCCCCTGCATGTCTGGCTGCCTCTCGCCCATCCCGCCGCGCCGAGCCATGTCTCCGCGCTGATGAGCGGCGTGATGACCAAGGTCGCCGTCTACGGCTTCATCCGGGTGGTGTTCGATCTCCTCGGACCGCCGAGCTGGTGGTCCGGCGTCGTCGTGCTGTTCTTCGGCGGCCTCACCGCGGTCCTCGGCATCCTGCACGCCCTGATGGAAAAGGACCTCAAGCGCCTCCTCGCCTACAGCACGATCGAGAACATCGGCATCATCTTCGTCAGTCTCGGCCTGGCGCTCGCCTTCGGGGCGAACGCCATGGGATGGGCGGCGGCGCTGGCCCTCACCGCGGCGCTCTTCCACGTCCTCAACCACGCCTTCTTCAAGAGCCTGCTCTTCTTCGGCGCCGGCGCCGTGCTGACGGCGACCGGCGAGCGCGACATGGAAAAGCTCGGCGGCCTCATCCATCGCATGCCATTGACCAGCTTCGTCTTCCTCGTCGGCTGCGTGGCGATCTCGGCGCTCCCCCCGTTCAACGGGTTCGTCTCCGAATGGCTGGCCTTCCAGGCGGTGCTGCAGAGCCCCGACCTGCCGCAATGGGCGCTGAAGGTTATGGTGCCGGCCGTCGGCGGCCTCCTGGCGCTGTCGGCCGCCCTGGCCGCGGCCTGCTTCGTGAAGGCGTTCGGCATCACCTTCCTCGGCCGGCCGAGGAGCGCCGCCGTGGAGCGTGCGCAGGAGGTCGACCGCTGCTCGCTGGCGGCGATGTTCATCCTCGCAAGCCTCTGCCTGCTCGCCGGCATCCTGCCCGGCGTCGTCATCGACGGGCTTGCGCCGGTGACGCTTTCGCTCGTCGGCACCCGCATGCCGCCGCAGATGACGCAGCCCTGGCTGTCGATCGTGCCGATCGCCGAGAGCCGCAGTTCGTATAACGGCCTGCTGGTCTTCCTGTTCATCGCCGTCTCCGCATCGCTCGCCGCCTATGCGATCCACCGCTTCGCCTCGCGGGCGCTGCGCCGCGGGCCGGCCTGGGGCTGCGGCTTTCAGGATATCGGGCCGTCCGGACAATACACGGCCGTCAGTTTCGCCCAGCCCCTCCGCCGCGTCTTCGCCTTCGCCTTTCGCGCAAGCGAAGAGGTGGACATGCCGGCGCCGGGCTCGACGGTGCCGGCACGCCTTACCGTCACGATGCATGATCTGGCCTGGGAGTGGCTCTATGTCCCGATCACGGACGCCGTCGACTACGCCATCGAGCGCCTCAACTATCTGCAGTTCCTGACGATCCGCAGCTACCTGTCCCTCGTCTTCGTCTATCTCGTGGCCTTGCTTCTGGCGCTCACCCTATGGCCATGA
- a CDS encoding respiratory chain complex I subunit 1 family protein, translated as MAMITEFAVQGAQMMLVLLLAPLLTGFVRKTKARLLQRRGPSLLQPYRDLLRLMRKEVVLADNASWLFRVSPYLIFAATWVAAALIPTFATGLTFSWTADLIAIVALLGSARFFLALAGMDVGTSFGGIGSSREVMIASLAEPAMLLIVFSLALVAGATQLSTIAAFMNSPQAGLRVSLGMSLIALVIVAIAENGRIPVDNPATHLELTMVHEAMILEYSGRHLAMIEFATFLKLLLYMSLISCVFMPWGLVAPGSPPALYLVGALAYLGKLTLGGFLLAVFETAIAKMRVFRVPDFLGVALMLALLGTLLLFVSRSL; from the coding sequence ATGGCCATGATCACCGAATTCGCGGTTCAAGGCGCGCAGATGATGCTGGTGCTCCTGCTCGCGCCGCTTCTCACCGGCTTCGTGCGCAAGACGAAGGCCCGGCTGCTGCAGCGCCGCGGGCCTTCCCTCCTGCAGCCCTATCGCGACCTCCTGCGCCTGATGCGCAAGGAGGTCGTGCTGGCGGACAACGCCTCGTGGCTGTTCCGCGTCAGCCCCTATCTGATCTTCGCCGCCACCTGGGTGGCCGCCGCGCTGATCCCGACCTTCGCCACCGGCCTCACCTTCAGCTGGACCGCCGATCTCATCGCCATCGTCGCGCTCCTGGGAAGCGCCCGCTTCTTCCTGGCGCTGGCGGGCATGGATGTCGGCACGAGCTTCGGGGGCATCGGCTCGAGCCGCGAGGTGATGATCGCCTCGCTGGCCGAGCCGGCCATGCTGCTGATCGTGTTCAGCCTCGCCCTCGTCGCCGGCGCGACCCAGCTCTCGACGATCGCCGCCTTCATGAACTCGCCGCAAGCCGGGCTCCGGGTCTCGCTCGGCATGTCGCTCATCGCGCTCGTCATCGTGGCGATTGCCGAAAACGGGCGCATCCCCGTCGACAATCCGGCGACGCATCTGGAACTCACCATGGTCCACGAGGCCATGATCCTGGAATATTCGGGACGGCATCTGGCGATGATCGAGTTCGCCACCTTCCTGAAGCTGCTGCTCTACATGTCCCTGATTTCCTGCGTCTTCATGCCCTGGGGGCTGGTGGCGCCGGGGAGCCCGCCGGCGCTCTATCTTGTCGGCGCCCTCGCCTATCTGGGTAAGCTTACTTTGGGCGGTTTCCTCCTCGCGGTCTTCGAGACGGCCATCGCCAAGATGCGCGTTTTCCGGGTGCCGGACTTCCTGGGGGTCGCGCTCATGCTGGCCCTGCTCGGCACGCTGCTGCTGTTCGTGTCGAGGAGCCTGTGA
- a CDS encoding hydrogenase-4 component E, whose protein sequence is MSGGLTFDIAHLLAGGLVLVSLMMLYQDRLSALINMFALHSLVLVLSVAWQAYIQDAHHLYITAAIALAFKAIVIPVGLHRMVQRLGIHRDIETAVGIGPTMLAGIGLVTLSLVLMLRVTPYADPLAREDLAFALSILLLGLLVMVTRRNAVSQAIGFMSLENGLVLAATGAKGMPLVVEFSVAFSVLIAFIVIGIFLFRIRERFDSVDVGALDDYRGEHR, encoded by the coding sequence ATGAGCGGTGGCCTCACCTTCGACATCGCCCATCTGCTCGCCGGCGGCCTCGTTCTGGTCAGCCTGATGATGCTCTATCAGGACCGCCTTTCCGCGCTGATCAACATGTTCGCGCTCCACTCCCTCGTCCTCGTGCTCTCCGTCGCCTGGCAGGCCTATATCCAGGACGCCCACCATCTCTACATCACCGCGGCGATCGCCCTCGCGTTCAAGGCGATCGTCATTCCCGTAGGTCTGCACCGCATGGTCCAGCGCCTCGGCATTCATCGCGACATCGAGACCGCCGTCGGCATCGGTCCGACCATGCTCGCCGGCATCGGCCTGGTCACCCTGTCCCTCGTGCTGATGCTGCGGGTCACGCCCTATGCCGATCCGCTGGCCCGCGAGGACCTCGCCTTCGCGCTCTCCATCCTGCTGCTCGGGCTGCTGGTGATGGTCACCCGCCGCAACGCCGTCAGCCAGGCGATCGGCTTCATGTCGCTCGAGAACGGCCTGGTGCTCGCGGCGACGGGCGCCAAGGGGATGCCGCTCGTCGTCGAATTCAGCGTGGCGTTTTCGGTGCTGATCGCCTTCATCGTCATCGGGATCTTCCTGTTCCGCATCCGCGAGAGGTTCGACTCGGTCGATGTCGGCGCGCTCGACGACTATCGGGGAGAACATCGATGA
- a CDS encoding hydrogenase 4 subunit F → MTAFPLDAVAAVLAIPAAAVVPLALLPNYRLTARLNVAASLLTFLAALSLLVTPRPAPGPYLLVDDLNIVFIVLNTFVGFTTSVFSASYIAHELEIGRLTAANLRFYHAMYQVMMFGMNLALVSNNIGLMWVAVELATLSTVLMVGLYRTPEALEAAWKYFILGSVGIAFALFGTILVYMAAQPVVQDGASAMIWTVLVGQAARFDPALLNVAFVFLLLGYGTKVGLAPLHAWLPDAHAEGPTPISAVLSGLLLNVALYAVLRFKILLAASPNALAPGPLMIAMGLASVIFAAFMLYRRQDIKRLFAYSSIEHMGIIVFAFGMGGPLANFAGLLHMVMHSLTKAAIFFAVGHVAQVKGTQRIAEIRGLTESHPGLGWAFVVGVIAIAGLPPFGIFMSEFLVVSSTFARHPSLAVALVFGLLVAFGALLLRLTGIAFGEPRGSLAPVKAPYLPMYAHLALVLVAGLYLPPAVVAWFQHVAKLLG, encoded by the coding sequence ATGACCGCATTCCCTCTCGATGCGGTGGCCGCCGTCCTGGCGATACCCGCGGCGGCCGTCGTGCCCCTGGCGCTGCTGCCGAACTACCGGCTGACGGCGCGCCTCAACGTCGCCGCGAGCCTGCTGACCTTCCTCGCCGCGCTGTCGCTGCTCGTCACGCCGCGGCCGGCGCCCGGGCCGTACCTCCTCGTCGACGATCTCAACATCGTCTTCATCGTGCTCAATACCTTCGTCGGTTTCACCACCAGCGTGTTCAGCGCCTCCTATATCGCGCATGAACTGGAAATCGGCCGGCTGACCGCGGCGAACCTGCGGTTCTACCACGCCATGTACCAGGTCATGATGTTCGGCATGAACCTGGCGCTCGTGTCGAACAATATCGGCCTGATGTGGGTCGCGGTCGAGCTCGCCACGCTCAGCACCGTGCTGATGGTCGGCCTCTACCGCACGCCCGAAGCCCTGGAAGCCGCCTGGAAATATTTCATCCTCGGCAGCGTCGGCATCGCTTTCGCGCTCTTCGGCACCATCCTCGTCTACATGGCGGCGCAGCCGGTGGTCCAGGACGGCGCGAGCGCCATGATCTGGACCGTGCTGGTCGGGCAGGCCGCCCGTTTCGACCCGGCCCTGCTCAACGTCGCCTTCGTCTTCCTGCTGCTCGGCTACGGCACGAAAGTCGGCCTGGCGCCCCTGCATGCATGGCTGCCGGACGCCCACGCCGAAGGGCCGACGCCGATCTCGGCGGTATTGTCGGGCCTGCTCCTCAACGTCGCCCTCTATGCGGTGCTCCGCTTCAAGATCCTGCTCGCCGCCAGCCCGAACGCACTGGCGCCCGGACCGCTGATGATCGCGATGGGGCTCGCCTCCGTGATCTTCGCCGCCTTCATGCTCTACCGCCGCCAGGACATCAAACGCCTGTTCGCCTATTCCTCGATCGAGCATATGGGCATCATCGTGTTCGCCTTCGGCATGGGAGGCCCGCTCGCCAATTTCGCCGGCCTGCTGCACATGGTCATGCACAGCCTGACCAAGGCGGCGATCTTCTTCGCCGTCGGCCATGTCGCGCAGGTCAAGGGCACGCAGAGGATCGCCGAGATCCGCGGCTTGACCGAGAGCCATCCCGGGCTCGGCTGGGCCTTCGTCGTCGGCGTCATCGCCATTGCCGGCCTGCCGCCGTTCGGCATCTTCATGAGCGAGTTCCTGGTGGTGAGCTCGACATTCGCCAGGCATCCCAGCCTCGCCGTCGCGCTGGTGTTCGGGCTGCTCGTCGCCTTCGGCGCCCTGCTGCTGCGCTTGACCGGCATCGCCTTCGGCGAGCCGCGCGGCAGCCTCGCGCCCGTCAAGGCGCCCTATCTGCCGATGTATGCGCATCTGGCCCTGGTGCTGGTTGCCGGCCTCTATCTGCCCCCGGCCGTGGTCGCCTGGTTCCAGCATGTCGCGAAACTCCTGGGGTGA
- a CDS encoding hydrogenase large subunit, translated as MKQGTPSTLTDIAAAGRRAEHHAPFIRAAVPTDSWNLAVEHLAEGRLTLLDLWGEAGAVHIALLDEEAGEAAVASLECPDGRYPSVGRRHPPAIRLERAAADLFGLVPQDTPDPRAWLDHGQWGFVHPLGTRMPAAASPYHFLPAEGGSLHQIAVGPVHAGIIEPGHFRFTASGETIVRLEERLGYTHKGIEGLMAGAGIDRAAGLAGRTSGDSTVAYAFAFARAAEAALGIAVPPRAAWLRALMAELERLANHLGDIGAVCNDAAFPLMLAHCGVLRERVLRASDAAFGHRLMRDRIVPGGTAADLAEDGAAAIRALLANIRARFPALVRLYDNTASLQDRTVGTGRLSTALARQYGAGGYVGRASGRRFDARRAFACPPYDELAFDVPVLAEGDVNARVWIRIREVEQSLSLIEQILRGLPAGPVRADVTASDGPREGAATREGVATREGMAIVEGFRGDVLVWLRIAATGLVERCRLRDPSWFQWPLLEAAIEGNIVADFPLCNKSFNCSYSGCDL; from the coding sequence ATGAAGCAAGGCACCCCCTCCACCCTGACGGACATCGCGGCGGCGGGCCGCCGCGCGGAGCACCATGCGCCCTTCATCCGCGCCGCCGTGCCCACGGACAGTTGGAACCTTGCCGTCGAGCATCTCGCCGAGGGGCGCTTGACCCTGCTCGACCTCTGGGGCGAGGCGGGCGCCGTCCATATCGCCCTGCTCGACGAAGAGGCCGGCGAGGCCGCCGTCGCCAGCCTGGAATGCCCGGACGGGCGCTATCCCTCGGTCGGCCGGCGCCATCCGCCGGCGATCCGGCTCGAACGCGCGGCCGCCGACCTGTTCGGCCTCGTGCCGCAGGATACGCCCGATCCCAGGGCCTGGCTCGATCACGGCCAATGGGGCTTCGTCCACCCGCTCGGGACACGGATGCCGGCCGCGGCGTCCCCTTACCACTTCCTTCCGGCGGAGGGCGGGAGCCTGCACCAGATCGCCGTGGGGCCGGTGCATGCGGGCATCATCGAGCCGGGCCATTTTCGCTTTACCGCCAGTGGCGAGACCATCGTCCGGCTGGAGGAGCGCCTCGGATACACCCATAAGGGCATCGAAGGCCTGATGGCCGGCGCCGGCATCGACCGCGCCGCCGGGCTGGCGGGCCGGACGTCGGGCGACAGCACCGTAGCCTATGCGTTCGCCTTCGCCCGCGCCGCCGAAGCGGCGCTGGGCATCGCGGTTCCCCCGCGTGCGGCCTGGCTTCGGGCATTGATGGCGGAGCTGGAGCGCCTCGCCAACCATCTCGGCGATATCGGCGCCGTCTGCAACGATGCCGCCTTCCCGCTCATGCTCGCCCATTGCGGCGTCCTGCGCGAGCGCGTGCTGCGGGCGAGCGACGCCGCCTTCGGCCATCGCCTGATGCGCGACCGCATCGTGCCGGGCGGAACCGCGGCAGACCTCGCGGAAGACGGAGCGGCCGCCATCCGCGCCCTGCTCGCGAACATCAGGGCGCGCTTTCCCGCGCTGGTCAGGCTCTACGACAATACGGCATCGCTGCAGGACCGGACCGTCGGCACCGGCCGGCTGTCCACCGCGCTGGCCCGGCAATATGGCGCGGGCGGCTATGTCGGCCGGGCCTCCGGCCGGCGGTTCGACGCCCGGCGCGCCTTCGCCTGCCCGCCCTATGACGAACTCGCCTTCGACGTGCCGGTGCTGGCGGAAGGCGACGTGAATGCCCGCGTCTGGATCCGCATCCGGGAGGTCGAGCAGAGCCTGTCGCTGATCGAGCAGATCCTGCGAGGGCTGCCAGCAGGCCCGGTTCGCGCCGACGTGACGGCATCGGACGGGCCGCGCGAAGGAGCAGCGACGCGCGAAGGAGTAGCGACGCGCGAAGGCATGGCGATCGTCGAGGGATTTCGGGGCGACGTCCTCGTCTGGCTGCGCATCGCCGCAACCGGCCTCGTCGAGCGCTGCCGCCTGCGCGACCCCTCCTGGTTCCAATGGCCGCTTCTCGAAGCGGCCATCGAAGGCAACATCGTCGCCGACTTTCCCCTCTGCAACAAATCGTTCAACTGCTCCTATTCGGGCTGCGACCTCTGA
- a CDS encoding NADH-quinone oxidoreductase subunit B family protein, with the protein MRRLLFKSLIHSPLTEPRPPASSLAVGELVHALDGAARRRLGRSLAIRAVDAGSCNGCELEMNALGNAFYDLERFGIRFVASPRHADVLLVTGPMSRNMREAVRRTYDATPDPKWVVALGDCARDGGCFAGSYAVMDGVSAVLPVDLHIPGCPPPPVEILKGLLALLEGVNSKAATP; encoded by the coding sequence ATGCGAAGGCTCCTGTTCAAAAGCCTGATCCACTCCCCGCTCACCGAGCCCCGGCCGCCGGCGAGCAGCCTGGCAGTCGGCGAACTCGTCCACGCCCTCGACGGCGCCGCCCGCCGGAGGCTGGGCAGGAGCCTGGCGATCCGCGCCGTCGATGCGGGTTCCTGCAATGGCTGCGAACTCGAAATGAACGCGCTCGGCAATGCCTTCTACGATCTCGAACGCTTCGGCATCCGCTTCGTCGCCTCGCCGCGCCATGCCGACGTGCTTCTCGTCACCGGGCCGATGAGCCGGAACATGCGCGAGGCGGTGCGGCGCACCTATGACGCGACGCCCGATCCCAAATGGGTGGTCGCCCTCGGCGACTGCGCCCGCGACGGCGGGTGCTTCGCGGGAAGCTACGCCGTCATGGACGGCGTGTCGGCGGTGCTGCCGGTCGACCTCCACATCCCCGGCTGCCCGCCGCCGCCGGTCGAGATCCTGAAGGGGCTCCTGGCCCTGCTCGAAGGCGTGAACAGCAAAGCGGCGACGCCGTGA
- a CDS encoding MurR/RpiR family transcriptional regulator, with the protein MSTRLALRIQERFEKLTPSEQKLAALMLDRQDDLLTYSATELANFAGVSKATAARLFRSLGYSDFNEVRLQAREERNRTAPFERRSAKVTQVRGARSIEAHLQIEVANLTRSFESLRSDRLNEAADVLTEASRLWLLGLGLDEGLARYARLLFARLRPNVQLIGSQPGAWSEDLAMTGPGDALLVISVAPRPTIIRPILDYARTTRMAIVAVTDIGSSAWARRYARVVLPCHGAGDQAGTSHTVLMSMLRLLALASAERMGRASAQRSELIAEIHEELEDEE; encoded by the coding sequence ATGTCCACGCGCCTCGCTCTCCGCATCCAGGAACGCTTCGAGAAGCTCACGCCCAGCGAGCAGAAGCTGGCGGCCCTGATGCTCGACCGCCAGGATGACCTCCTGACCTATTCGGCCACCGAGCTTGCGAATTTCGCCGGCGTCTCCAAGGCGACGGCGGCACGGCTGTTCCGCAGCCTTGGCTACAGCGATTTCAACGAGGTGCGCCTGCAGGCGCGCGAGGAGCGCAACCGCACCGCGCCTTTCGAGCGCCGCTCGGCCAAGGTCACGCAGGTGCGCGGAGCGCGCTCGATCGAGGCCCATCTGCAGATCGAGGTGGCCAATCTCACGCGCAGCTTCGAGTCGCTGCGCTCGGATCGCCTGAACGAGGCGGCCGATGTTCTGACGGAGGCTTCCCGCCTGTGGCTGCTCGGGTTGGGCCTCGACGAGGGCCTCGCCCGCTATGCCCGGCTTCTCTTCGCGCGCTTGCGGCCGAACGTGCAGCTGATCGGCTCGCAGCCCGGCGCCTGGAGCGAGGATCTGGCGATGACCGGCCCGGGCGACGCCCTGCTGGTGATCAGCGTGGCGCCGCGCCCGACCATTATCCGGCCGATTCTCGACTATGCCCGCACCACGCGCATGGCCATCGTCGCCGTCACCGATATCGGATCATCCGCCTGGGCTCGCCGCTATGCCCGCGTGGTGCTGCCCTGCCACGGGGCTGGCGACCAGGCCGGGACCTCGCATACCGTTCTGATGTCGATGCTCCGCCTGCTCGCCCTGGCGTCCGCCGAGCGCATGGGGCGGGCTTCGGCGCAGCGCTCCGAACTCATCGCCGAGATTCACGAGGAACTCGAGGACGAGGAATAG
- a CDS encoding 5-formyltetrahydrofolate cyclo-ligase: MATSSASGNKIIRQKIWAKLADVALPDSRFHTNFAEVIPDFLGSEAATDRVCALEAYRRCRYAFVTPDNGLVELRRRLIAAGVPLVVSTYGIYRGFYIIEPGSVPKGHELYAAWLDGLEHFGRPITLAEVTSRGRFDLLVTGASAVSMEGVRFGKGHGFFDLEWGMFTDVGIVDEATPVVAVVHDLQVVEERLFPSPTDILVDWIATPTRMIEVKRTARRPRGVHWDLLDPRQIAATPPLKELQTMHGLSGA; encoded by the coding sequence ATGGCCACCTCCTCCGCCAGCGGCAACAAGATCATCCGGCAAAAGATATGGGCGAAGCTTGCCGACGTGGCGCTGCCCGATTCCCGCTTCCACACCAATTTCGCCGAGGTGATCCCGGACTTCCTCGGATCGGAAGCGGCGACCGACCGGGTCTGCGCCCTCGAGGCCTATCGCCGCTGCCGCTACGCCTTCGTCACGCCCGACAACGGGCTGGTGGAACTGCGCCGCCGCCTCATCGCGGCCGGCGTGCCGCTGGTGGTGTCGACCTACGGCATCTATCGCGGCTTCTACATCATCGAGCCCGGCAGCGTGCCGAAGGGGCACGAACTCTATGCCGCCTGGCTCGACGGGCTCGAACATTTCGGCAGGCCGATCACCCTGGCCGAAGTCACCTCGCGGGGCCGCTTCGACCTCCTCGTCACCGGCGCCTCGGCCGTGTCGATGGAGGGCGTGCGCTTCGGCAAGGGCCACGGCTTCTTCGACCTCGAATGGGGCATGTTCACCGATGTGGGCATCGTCGACGAGGCAACGCCGGTGGTGGCCGTGGTGCATGATCTCCAGGTGGTGGAAGAAAGGCTGTTTCCGAGCCCAACCGACATCCTGGTCGACTGGATCGCCACGCCGACGCGGATGATCGAGGTCAAGCGGACCGCGAGGCGCCCGCGCGGCGTGCATTGGGACCTCCTCGACCCCAGGCAGATCGCTGCCACCCCTCCCCTCAAGGAATTGCAGACCATGCACGGCCTCAGCGGCGCCTGA
- a CDS encoding ABC transporter substrate-binding protein, with the protein MTILKTAIVRRRTVLSAGAALAAAAMFPRAAHAAAPLTLQASWSNDAEFMGYYIAMDKGWYKDEGLELTYLPGGPDVIPEASLAAGKCDVALTSPDTTVQAITDQNAKFKIIGTQYQKNPLGVVSLASKPITSPKDLIGKTLAVPPVNGTSVDSMLALNGIDKAKVTIVPYEYDPTPLIKGEIDASIDFVTNVPYTIKSTSQKDAVSFLLYDFGFTITNDTVVVTEDTLKTKRKELVSFLRASRRGWAENLKDPSAYPATFADSYFKGTGRTIDNELFYNAAQKPLIDTPEGIFALSGETIAKTIEALGRTGIKARADMFDTTLLSEVG; encoded by the coding sequence ATGACCATCCTGAAGACCGCGATCGTCCGTCGCCGCACCGTGCTTTCGGCCGGCGCCGCCCTCGCCGCCGCGGCGATGTTTCCCCGTGCCGCCCACGCGGCGGCGCCGCTGACGCTGCAGGCGTCCTGGTCCAACGACGCCGAGTTCATGGGTTATTACATCGCCATGGACAAGGGCTGGTACAAGGACGAAGGGCTGGAGCTGACCTATCTGCCGGGCGGCCCCGACGTCATTCCCGAGGCCTCGCTCGCCGCCGGCAAATGCGACGTGGCGCTGACCTCGCCCGACACCACCGTGCAGGCGATCACCGACCAGAACGCCAAGTTCAAGATCATCGGCACGCAGTACCAGAAGAATCCGCTCGGAGTCGTCTCGCTCGCCTCCAAGCCGATCACCTCGCCCAAGGACCTCATCGGCAAGACGCTGGCGGTGCCGCCGGTCAACGGCACCTCCGTCGACAGCATGCTGGCCCTCAACGGCATCGACAAGGCGAAGGTCACCATCGTGCCCTACGAGTACGATCCCACCCCGCTGATCAAGGGCGAGATCGACGCATCCATCGATTTCGTCACCAACGTGCCCTATACGATCAAGTCCACCAGCCAGAAGGACGCGGTGTCGTTCCTGCTCTATGATTTCGGCTTCACCATCACCAACGACACCGTCGTGGTGACGGAAGACACCCTGAAGACGAAGCGCAAGGAGCTGGTCTCCTTCCTGCGCGCCAGCCGCAGGGGCTGGGCCGAGAACCTCAAGGACCCCTCGGCCTATCCTGCCACCTTCGCCGACAGCTATTTCAAGGGCACAGGGCGGACGATCGACAACGAGCTGTTCTACAACGCCGCGCAGAAGCCGCTGATCGACACGCCGGAGGGCATCTTCGCCCTGAGCGGGGAGACCATCGCCAAGACGATCGAAGCGCTCGGCCGCACCGGCATCAAGGCCCGCGCCGACATGTTCGACACCACGCTCCTCTCGGAAGTCGGATGA